In Achromobacter spanius, the following proteins share a genomic window:
- the lapB gene encoding lipopolysaccharide assembly protein LapB, protein MDFEPWWLIFVPVLFALGWLAARFDIRQMLRETRSLPDSYFRGLNFLLNEEPDRAIDAFVEVAKLDPETTELHFALGSLFRRRGEMERAIRVHQSLLSRSDLPDAEREHAQHELAQDFLKAGMLDRAESGFEQLKDTRYALPALRSLIRIFESEHDWPRAIEAVKTLQGLVDEPVPQIVHYYCEQAQTALSAKPADVDAAHTALDAADHALSTTDATVGKGAMVRTAMLRARLALLEQDPKRERLYLESVMTDAPEFAGLVAEPLLANYRAANQIEAGLDFLMKQYQRHASLDLFNVVFRELRAQQGSEVAWAFARGALRSHPSLLGLDRLLEAELANPEGGAEKGPVPGADLTLLRSLIHKHTQRLDRYACRSCGFQARRFYWQCPGCNAWETYAPRRLEELE, encoded by the coding sequence GTGGATTTTGAACCTTGGTGGTTGATTTTCGTGCCGGTGTTGTTCGCGCTGGGCTGGCTGGCCGCGCGTTTCGATATCCGGCAGATGCTTCGGGAAACCCGCAGCCTGCCCGACTCCTATTTCCGGGGGCTGAATTTCCTGCTCAATGAAGAGCCGGACCGCGCGATCGACGCCTTTGTCGAAGTCGCCAAGCTGGACCCGGAAACCACGGAGCTGCACTTCGCGCTGGGTAGCCTGTTCCGCCGGCGCGGTGAAATGGAGCGCGCCATCCGCGTGCACCAAAGCCTGCTCAGCCGTTCCGACCTGCCCGATGCCGAGCGCGAGCACGCCCAGCATGAACTGGCGCAGGACTTTCTAAAAGCCGGCATGCTGGACCGCGCCGAAAGCGGTTTCGAGCAGTTGAAGGACACGCGCTATGCGCTGCCCGCGCTGCGTTCCCTGATCCGCATCTTTGAGTCCGAGCACGACTGGCCGCGCGCGATTGAAGCGGTCAAGACCTTGCAGGGCCTGGTCGACGAGCCGGTGCCGCAAATCGTGCACTACTACTGCGAACAGGCGCAAACCGCGCTATCTGCCAAGCCCGCTGACGTGGATGCCGCACACACGGCGCTTGACGCCGCCGACCACGCCTTGTCGACCACCGATGCCACGGTAGGCAAGGGTGCCATGGTGCGCACCGCCATGCTGCGCGCCCGCCTGGCATTGCTGGAGCAGGACCCGAAGCGCGAACGGCTCTATCTGGAATCGGTAATGACCGACGCGCCCGAATTCGCGGGGCTGGTGGCCGAGCCACTGCTGGCCAACTATCGCGCTGCCAATCAGATCGAGGCGGGCCTGGATTTCCTGATGAAGCAATATCAGCGCCACGCCTCGTTGGACCTCTTCAACGTCGTGTTCCGCGAACTGCGCGCGCAGCAAGGGTCGGAAGTCGCCTGGGCGTTTGCGCGCGGCGCGTTGCGCAGCCATCCGTCCTTGCTGGGCCTGGACCGCCTGTTGGAAGCCGAACTGGCCAATCCGGAAGGAGGCGCCGAAAAGGGGCCGGTACCCGGCGCCGACCTGACGCTGCTGCGCAGCCTGATCCACAAGCATACGCAACGCCTGGACCGCTATGCGTGCCGCAGTTGCGGTTTTCAAGCGCGTCGTTTTTACTG